A segment of the Methanomassiliicoccaceae archaeon DOK genome:
AGAGGGCAATTCTGAAAAATCTACGTGACGTCGAGGACGGGTCCTCCATACTGTCGCAATCGATGGATCTGATGGACCGGGCTTTCGAGGAGATAGAGATGGCCGCATCGTCGATAAGCATCTGTGACTACGCGCGTACCGTGAAGACGATAGGATCGGACACGGACATGCGTCTGGTGTACTCGTTCATCGTCGATGGGAAGGAAGCCGAATACGAGCTGAGGTTCTCCGATGACGGAAAGGTCGTCCACGAGAGACTGAACTACTTCATCAACAGCCGCTCTGGGAGATACTTCGAGATCGACGGACGCAACGGCCCTGCAACTATCCTTTTCGGAAACGGCTTGTTCACCAACAGGAGATTCAAAGCCCAGATGAAAGAGCTCGTAGAGAAGTTCTGGGGCAACCACACCTTCATGTCCATTCTGTACGCAGAATACCGCAGGTCCAACCGCGAGTACATCGAAGAGAACGTCCGCCAGGGAATGGGGATGATCATCTCGTATCTGGACGACATCGTCGTGAGCACCCCGCTCGATGGGCGCGATCCAAGGGTGTGGCCGTTCGAACCGATTTCCGGAACAATCCCGTCGGAATCCGAACATCTGTTGGACGCATACGAGGAGGCCATAGACACGTTCTTCACCCGCATGTACACGGATGTGGGAAAGACGTACTACAAAAAGGCGGAGAAAGACGGGAACATAGCATACATGCTGATGTTCAGCAAACGCATATCGGGAACGTTCCGCGAGGTCCCGGCGACGATGGAATCCACCGGGACGAGGAAGCTCCTGTCAATGATGCCCGCTCTGCTCTCCTGCGTGGATGGATCCGTGGTGTTCGTGGACGAACTGGACAGCGGGATACATGACAAACTCATTCACGATCTGATGAAGGAAGTCCTTCCATCCGTGAAGGGACAGATGGTCGTCACTACGCACAACACATCACTCATCAAGGATACCGATCCATCCAAAGTCTACGTGATCGACCTAGATGCCGTGGGTAACAAGGACATCAGATCAGTCGACGCGGTTACACGCACACAGAAGAGCCACAACAACACCGCCCGGTACCTAGAAGGAATGTTCGGAGGCGTACCGTACATAGGCATGATGGATCTGAAAGACATCTCTGACACTCTCGGAGAGAAACTCGGGAGAGATCCATGACGAACACACTCGTCGTGGTTCACGGTAAATGCGAGATGGCCCTCTGTCAGAGGATGATGAGGCTCCTGAGGATGTCCATGGAGATCGTCTCACGTGAAAGAGGAAAGGAGGCCATAACGATATCGCAACTTCCGGAGATCCTCTCCACAGGATAGTTCTCATCGGAAACGAGCCTGCACAAGGCGTTTCCATCCATCGAGTACAACATGAAGAGAGCCACAAGAATGGAGCGTCTCGTGATCTTCACGATAATGGACGAGGACATGGACTTCAGGAACCGCAAAAGCTACTTGAGTGGCGACCTCTTTAGGAACAGTCCGTTCTACGACCGCATAGTCCCGATCATCAACACACCCAACATGGACCGTGTGATGGAGGAGATAGGACTGGGCTCCATCCAGAGCAAAAAGGTGAGATCGTACGCCAGGATCATGGACGAGATCGTCGACCCGATGAAGTTCCTGCTCGATCTGGACGGGAACAGCAACACCAACATGGACCTGTTCGTGAGACACTGCATGTCCTGTAGCCCTCCGTATCAGAGCCAGGTAGACCCCATCCGCAAGCTTAATCGAAGAAAATAATGCGGTTAACTTCGGAAAACCCCTTCCCACGTTTCAGTTTTCAGGCTTAATCGAAGAAAAAAACGCCATTACGCTTTTTCTGGTAAGTCCGTCGGAACATCCTCATCGTGGCTCGTTCCAGGGATCCTCCCCGCCATCGGAGTCCCTCGGGACCCTCACAGTCCTGGACCCGGGCCTCAGCCTGGACAGCGCGGACGCCAGTTCGCCCCTCCTCCCGGCGGCGGCCTCCGGTCTTCCCGCGAAGCGGCGCGACGACGACAGCCATCCGGCAGTGTCCAACGTCCTCCGCATGTTCCCCTCCCTGAACCTCCTGAGTGCCAGCAGGTCCGTGGGGAACAGCAGCGTGAACCCGTCGCCGACCACGGCCGGGCCGTTGGGCAGGTGCACAGCCTCGCCGGAGGCCTCCAGGGACACCTTCCCGTCCCTCGTGACGTATGTGACCGTGCAGGGGAACCTGGGGACGACGCCGTCCGTAGGCTCGTCCAGGTCGATCTCCAGCTCGTCGGTGACGACGAACGACACCCCGCCCTCCAGCACCGAGATGTCGCGGTAGAACGTCAGCGCGGCGAACCTGCCGTACTCGGCGGGATCGAACGGGGCGTGGGTCCTCCTGCCCCCGAAGGCACCGAACACCGCCTCGGCAGACGGCCCCGAGAGCGTCCCGTCGTCGAGCGACGTCACCTCGGCGGTCAGCGAGAAGCCGTCGTCGAGGTACAGGATCGTCCTGCCGTCGGCCAGGCGCCCGACCCTGAAGCCGCTACCCAGGTCCATCCTGCGGACCGGGTGGCCCGGGGCTCTGCCCTGGCACTCCTCCCATTCCGACACGTCCCCGTCCATCCCTGCGGCCAGCGCCCCGGGTATCCTCGAAACCTTCACGCCCTCAGCCTCCCGACGTCCTCCCGGACCGCGTCCACGCAGATCAGGAAGACCTCCCTCAGATGGGACTCATCCAGGTCCTCGTACTCGGCGGCTATGACCGCCGGCTCCTCCCCGAGCTCCAGCTCCAGCCCCGTCGGCTTGAAGATGAACGCCGCCGGGGCGTCTGGCAGGGCACCCTCCGTCGAAGGCGGCAGTATCGCGAACGTCCCGTCCTCGTACCCGCCCGAGCGGTTCCTCATCTCCCTGATGTCCGTGACGAAGTCCTGGCGGGTGCGCGTCACCCTCAGCAGCAGCACCCACTCCGGCACGGCGCACAAGTCCAGCGATGGCACGGGCGTCCTGATGCTCCTCCCCGGCAGATGGGCCTCGCCGGACCTGGACAGCATCCTGGTCTCCGGGACCATGTCCTCCAGTGACGCGGCGTAGTACTCCAGGTACGGGAGGACCTCAGCCCTCCTCTCCTCCGGGTCGGCGGGCATCGATGCCGCTCTCAGGAGGTGGTCCAGGGCGGCCGCGTCGTCCTCCTCTGTGAAGCGGGAGCAGAACGCCTCCCTTGCGAGCGCGAGCCGCGCCCTCCAGTCGTCCTCCGCCGCCTCCTCGAGCATGGGGGCCGCCTCCTCCGCGATCCTCGCGCCGTCCTCCGGGTCCTCGGCGGAATGGGCGTCTTCCAGCAGGCACTCGGCGAGGATCCTGCGGGATGCCCCGCACCCGTCCTCCGCGGAACGGCGCGCCCATTCGGCGCACCTCGGGTCGCGGGCCCTGAACAGCGCCTCGGCGAGCATCGCCCTGACCTCGGATAAGTCCGACGCCCTGTCCTCGGCCTCGGAGATGAAGCCGTCGTCGACGGCGTACGCCCACAGCCCGTCGGCGCACCTCCTGCGCTCCGGGAGGGCGGCCTCCATGAACAGCCTCCACGCCCGCCCCGAGGCCTCCTCCGGCGTAGACGATAGCGGATGGCCGAGGATCAGCTTCCATGTTGCCCTGGTGTCCCCGAGCCTGTGGGCGCGGAGGTACATGTTGGCCGCCTCCATGGTGTCCGGCTCCCTCCCGTACAGCCCGAACTCGGAGACCTCGCCCGCACGGAACGCC
Coding sequences within it:
- a CDS encoding AAA family ATPase, translated to MFRRIDLENFRSFTKATLDLGGKGGTAKPYALIYGENGSGKTNLIESVSFLTQSMRTLVIGDDIARQRAILKNLRDVEDGSSILSQSMDLMDRAFEEIEMAASSISICDYARTVKTIGSDTDMRLVYSFIVDGKEAEYELRFSDDGKVVHERLNYFINSRSGRYFEIDGRNGPATILFGNGLFTNRRFKAQMKELVEKFWGNHTFMSILYAEYRRSNREYIEENVRQGMGMIISYLDDIVVSTPLDGRDPRVWPFEPISGTIPSESEHLLDAYEEAIDTFFTRMYTDVGKTYYKKAEKDGNIAYMLMFSKRISGTFREVPATMESTGTRKLLSMMPALLSCVDGSVVFVDELDSGIHDKLIHDLMKEVLPSVKGQMVVTTHNTSLIKDTDPSKVYVIDLDAVGNKDIRSVDAVTRTQKSHNNTARYLEGMFGGVPYIGMMDLKDISDTLGEKLGRDP